The Seriola aureovittata isolate HTS-2021-v1 ecotype China chromosome 2, ASM2101889v1, whole genome shotgun sequence genome has a segment encoding these proteins:
- the slc6a22.2 gene encoding solute carrier family 6 member 22, tandem duplicate 2, with amino-acid sequence MEQKLNSQVKMNLMNLGTRPEQTQPKPLERGQWASKVEFILAVAGHIVGLGNVWRFPYLCYKNGGGAFFIPYVLFLFTCGIPLFFLETSLGQYTSQGGITCWRKICPLFEGLGYGSQVVVLYTGVYYIIILAWTFLYLFSSFKPELPWASCHNSWNTDGCFEHGHNQTTPLLLYGNSTSSVVEFWERRILGLSSGIEEIGNIRWDLALCLLLAWVLCYFCVWNGVKSTGKVVYFTATFPYLMLVVLLVRGLTLPGAKEGIMFYLYPDPSRLTDPEVWMDAGSQIFYSYGVCTGVLTSLGSYNKYNNNCYRDCIYLCLLNSFTSFVAGFAIFSVLGFMAKEQGVDISMVAETGPGLAFIAYPRAVALMPLPQLWAVSFFVMIIFLGLDSEFVYQESLVTTISDMYPSFFQSNCRRKLLLLAISAASFLLGLVMVTEGGLYIFQLFDHYACSGMTLLLFAVLQSLCIGWVYGADRQYDNIKDMIGYRPWPFMKYCWLYFTPAICTFTLLFSVVKYTPLKFNNTYEYPWWGYAIGGFFTLSSTLMVPLWMLYAVSVTPGTLRQRLKILCTPAMDLPTATLKKTSNPEAFQSFTGLYTLRIAENPDDRAQRTSII; translated from the exons ATGGAGCAAAAACTAAACTCACAGGTGAAAATGAATCTGATGAACCTCGGGACCAGACCAGAACAAACTCAGCCCAAACCTCTGGAGAGAGGCCAGTGGGCCAGTAAGGTGGAGTTCATCCTGGCAGTGGCTGGACACATTGTTGGCCTAGGAAATGTCTGGAGGTTTCCGTACCTTTGTTACAAAAATGGAGGAG GAGCTTTTTTTATTCCCtatgttttgttcttgttcacCTGTGGCATCCCACTCTTCTTCCTGGAGACATCTTTGGGCCAATACACCAGTCAGGGTGGAATAACATGTTGGAGAAAAATCTGCCCTCTTTTTGAAG GTTTAGGTTATGGAAGCCAAGTGGTTGTTTTGTACACTGGGGTGTATTACATCATCATATTGGCTTGGACATTTCTCTACCTGTTTTCGTCCTTCAAGCCTGAGCTCCCGTGGGCGAGCTGCCACAACAGCTGGAACACAG ATGGCTGTTTTGAGCACGGTCACAACCAAACAACCCCTCTGCTCCTGTATGGAAATAGTACATCATCAGTTGTAGAGTTTTGGGA GCGGAGAATCTTGGGCTTGTCCAGTGGTATTGAGGAAATTGGAAATATTCGTTGGGACTTGGCTCTTTGTCTACTTCTTGCCTGGGTGTTGTGTTACTTTTGTGTCTGGAACGGAGTGAAGTCCACAGGAAAG GTGGTATACTTCACTGCCACATTTCCGTATTTAatgctggtggtgctgcttGTTCGTGGTCTTACATTACCGGGGGCCAAGGAAGGCATCATGTTCTACCTCTACCCAGACCCATCCCGCCTCACCGATCCAGAG GTATGGATGGATGCTGGCAGCCAGATTTTCTACTCCTATGGAGTTTGTACCGGTGTTCTGACATCTTTAGGAAGTTACAACAagtacaacaacaactgttacAG AGACTGTATTTACCTGTGCCTGTTGAACAGTTTCACCAGCTTCGTAGCTGGCTTCGCCATCTTTTCTGTGCTTGGTTTCATGGCAAAGGAGCAAGGTGTGGATATATCGATGGTGGCTGAAACAG GTCCAGGTTTGGCATTTATTGCTTATCCTCGAGCTGTGGCTCTAATGCCACTTCCTCAGCTCTGGGCTGTTTCCTTCTTCGTTATGATCATCTTCCTAGGATTAGACAGCGAG TTTGTTTATCAAGAGTCGTTGGTCACAACCATCTCCGACATGTATCCCTCATTCTTTCAAAGCAACTGTCGCCGTAAACTCCTCCTTCTTGCCATTAGTGCTGCAAGTTTCCTTCTTGGCCTTGTGATGGTTACAGAG GGAGGCCTTTATATTTTCCAGTTGTTTGACCACTATGCTTGCAGTGGGATGACACTCCTACTTTTTGCTGTTCTTCAGTCTCTCTGTATCGGATGGGTCTATG GTGCAGATCGTcaatatgataatataaagGACATGATTGGATATCGACCGTGGCcttttatgaaatattgttGGCTGTACTTCACACCAGCTATCTGCACT ttcaCATTACTCTTCTCCGTGGTCAAATATACTCCACTCAAATTCAACAACACTTATGAATACCCCTGGTGGGGCTACGCCATCGGAGGATTTTTTACTCTCTCATCAACACTCATGGTGCCCCTGTGGATGCTGTACGCTGTGAGTGTCACTCCAGGAACACTGAGACAG agactgaaaatTCTGTGCACTCCAGCGATGGACTTACCTACTGccacattaaagaaaacatcaaatccTGAAGCTTTCCAGTCTTTCACCGGCTTGTACACACTACGCATAGCAGAAAACCCTGATGACAGAGCTCAGAGAACATCAATTATTTAA